In one window of Mus pahari chromosome 3, PAHARI_EIJ_v1.1, whole genome shotgun sequence DNA:
- the Ssna1 gene encoding Sjoegren syndrome nuclear autoantigen 1 isoform X1, protein MAQQGAALQNYNNELVKCERRALKAAGRGPADPLGRLRGHAALQPAPLSCRSGSEAHESPPTALSSHPPLGIEELCQKREELCRQIQQEEDEKQRLQNEVRQLTEKLARVNENLARKIASRNEFDRTIAETEAAYLKILESSQTLLSVLKREAGNLTKATASDQKSSGGKDS, encoded by the exons ATGGCCCAACAGGGCGCGGCGCTGCAGAACTACAACAACGAGTTGGTCAAGTGTGAGCGTCGGGCGCTGAAGGCCGCGGGCCGGGGGCCGGCCGACCCACTCGGGAGGCTGCGTGGACATGCCGCTCTGCAGCCTGCCCCCCTGTCGTGCCGGTCGGGGTCCGAAGCTCACGAGTCCCCACCTACAGCTCTGTCTTCCCACCCACCCTTAGGCATCGAGGAGTTGTGTCAGAAGCGAGAGGAGCTGTGCCGGCAGATCCAGCAAGAGGAGGACGAAAAGCAGCGGCTACAGAATGAGGTGAGGCAGCTCACGGAAAAGTTGGCCCGCGTCAACGAGAACCTGGCGCGCAAGATCGCCTCTCGCAACGAGTTTGACCGGACCATCGCAGAGACGGAGGCCGCCTACCTCAAG ATCCTGGAGAGCTCTCAGACTCTGCTTAGTGTACTCAAAAGAGAAGCTGGGAACCTGACTAAAGCCACAGCTTCAGACCAGAAGAGTAGTGGAGGCAAGGACAGCTGA
- the Tmem203 gene encoding transmembrane protein 203, protein MLFSLRELVQWLGFATFEIFVHLLALLVFSVLLALRVDGLTPGLSWWNVFVPFFAADGLSTYFTTIVSVRLFQDGEKRLAVLRLFWVLTVLSLKFVFEMLLCQKLVEQTRELWFGLITSPVFILLQLLMIRACRVN, encoded by the coding sequence ATGTTATTCTCGCTGCGGGAGCTGGTGCAGTGGCTGGGCTTCGCCACCTTTGAGATATTCGTGCACCTGCTGGCCCTGTTGGTGTTCTCCGTGTTGTTGGCACTGCGAGTGGATGGCCTGACTCCGGGCCTCTCCTGGTGGAACGTCTTTGTGCCCTTTTTCGCCGCCGACGGGCTCAGTACCTACTTCACCACCATCGTTTCCGTTCGACTCTTCCAAGACGGGGAGAAGCGACTGGCTGTGCTGCGTCTCTTCTGGGTTCTCACCGTCCTTAGCCTCAAGTTTGTCTTTGAGATGCTGCTGTGCCAGAAGCTAGTGGAACAGACTCGAGAGCTCTGGTTCGGCCTGATCACGTCTCCGGTCTTCATTCTCCTGCAGCTGCTCATGATCCGGGCTTGTCGCGTCAACTAG
- the Tprn gene encoding taperin, which produces MAGLGRLDPGPRTVMPAWKREILERRRAKLAALSGGQGSGAAPDGPNERLVLAESLGPLSQNPFMRLESERRRGTRPAQQLLELYCRVPGVRTIRADNILIIESAPGFPPAVPPAAGIRAAEVVVYEAPQPGRVSRLLEKFDSPTAPRRRGSPERFRPALPQLPVASASAATRTPTNRSLAPASPVLPSQPAPSISPVPVAQRAGQRSACCEPAHPDGTAGPGARRSDFLQKTGSNSFTVHPRGLPRSAVNRSLSNGPMTQESPAGPANGLSGSPPVPGKWKPKVESKEPSLHPPPSPGTPSATPVGPPAFPAPSPASATPSQRQWVSSATSANDSFEIRPSSKPDMETIPIGDLQARALANLRVNSRNSFVLIPKRKAPGNYPLAGRQFEEPKGEVGWASQSQGLGSQLVSTVEGAPALEKSPLAADMQWAVRKGAGSRPDPDTDKCVRWQRPTSPPPFLPATAEAEPAEGLGVPGLAKNGQEPGRPGLPVTFIDEVDSEEEAFQEAKLPSSAVGVPSQYHLHPARPGHTSEFPNRGSNTFTVVPKRKPGTLQEPHLSQSNGQSQQGAEERDVDSLSGPHTTPENTLKKRYPTVHEIEVIGGYLALQKSCLIKAGSSRKKMKISFNDKSLHTTFEYPSESSLAQEEAEEEEEEEEDGEEEEVGPDSEKPFTVFLPRATFVSSVGPESSSGLSSYTPKHSMAFSKWQEQTLVQTPTDVELPPKEVMLTPASQNDLSDFRSEPALYF; this is translated from the exons ATGGCCGGCCTGGGGCGGCTCGACCCGGGGCCGCGAACCGTGATGCCCGCCTGGAAACGGGAGATCCTTGAGCGGAGGCGAGCTAAACTGGCCGCCCTGAGCGGAGGCCAGGGATCTGGAGCGGCGCCGGATGGGCCTAACGAGAGGCTGGTGCTGGCTGAGAGTCTGGGACCGCTAAGCCAGAACCCGTTCATGCGACTTGAATCGGAGCGGCGGCGCGGGACGCGGCCCGCTCAGCAGCTGCTGGAGCTGTACTGTCGCGTGCCCGGCGTGCGAACCATTCGAGCGGACAACATCCTCATCATCGAGTCAGCGCCAGGCTTCCCACCCGCTGTGCCGCCCGCTGCGGGCATCCGCGCTGCCGAGGTAGTAGTGTACGAGGCGCCTCAGCCCGGCCGTGTCAGCCGCCTGCTGGAAAAGTTCGACTCGCCCACTGCGCCCCGCCGCCGCGGGAGCCCAGAGCGCTTCCGCCCTGCGCTCCCGCAGCTTCCCGTGGCGTCTGCGTCTGCTGCCACGCGCACTCCTACCAATCGGTCGTTGGCTCCTGCCTCACCGGTGCTCCCCAGCCAGCCCGCACCCTCTATTTCGCCTGTCCCCGTTGCCCAGCGCGCGGGTCAGCGCTCTGCCTGTTGCGAGCCCGCGCACCCCGACGGCACTGCCGGCCCCGGGGCCCGGCGCAGCGATTTCTTACAGAAGACCGGCAGCAACTCCTTCACTGTCCACCCCCGGGGCCTGCCCCGCAGTGCGGTCAATCGCTCGCTTTCTAATGGACCCATGACTCAGGAATCCCCTGCCGGCCCTGCCAATGGGTTGTCAGGCTCTCCGCCTGTACCGGGCAAGTGGAAGCCAAAGGTGGAGTCAAAGGAACCCTCTCTCCACCCGCCCCCAAGCCCTGGGACCCCAAGTGCCACTCCAGTTGGGCCCCCTGCCTTCCCGGCGCCCAGCCCAGCCAGTGCCACTCCCAGTCAGCGCCAGTGGGTCTCCTCTGCCACCAGCGCCAATGATTCCTTTGAAATAAGACCATCCTCCAAGCCAGACATGGAAACTATCCCAATCGGGGACCTTCAGGCCAGGGCCCTGGCCAACCTCCGAGTGAACTCCCGCAACTCCTTCGTGTTGATCCCCAAGCGCAAAGCCCCTGGGAACTATCCTTTGGCGGGGAGGCAATTTGAGGAGCCAAAGGGGGAGGTGGGCTGGGCCTCTCAGAGCCAGGGGCTCGGATCCCAGCTGGTGTCTACAGTGGAGGGTGCACCTGCCCTAGAGAAGAGTCCCTTGGCTGCTGACATGCAGTGGGCAGTTAGGAAGGGGGCCGGCTCCAGGCCAGACCCAGACACAGACAAGTGTGTTAGGTGGCAGAGACCAACCTCACCACCTCCATTTCTACCAGCCACTGCTGAAGCTGAGCCCGCTGAAGGCTTGGGGGTTCCTGGCTTGGCCAAGAATGGCCAGGAGCCTGGGAGGCCAGGACTTCCAGTCACCTTCATTGATGAAGTAGACTCAGAGGAGGAGGCCTTTCAAGAAGCCAAACTGCCCTCCTCAGCAGTTGGTGTGCCTTCCCAGTACCACCTGCACCCTGCCAGGCCTGGACACACCTCAGAATTCCCGAACCGAGGTAGCAACACTTTCACTGTAGTGCCCAAGAGAAAGCCAGGGACCCTTCAGGAGCCACACTTAAGTCAGAGCAACGGTCAGTCCCAGCAAGGGGCAGAGGAACGGGATGTTGATAGCCTCTCTGGACCCCACACTACCCCGGAGAACACCCTAAAGAAACGATACCCCACTGTGCATGAGATCGAGGTCATTGGTGGTTACCTGGCCCTGCAGAAGTCCTGCCTCATCAAAGCTGGCTCCTCAAGAAAAAAG ATGAAGATCTCCTTCAATGACAAGAGCCTGCATACAACGTTTGAGTACCCTTCTGAGAGCTCTCTGgcacaggaagaggcagaggaggaggaggaggaggaggaagatggtgaagaggaggaagtggggccTGACTCTGAGAAGCCCTTCACAGTTTTCTTGCCCCGGGCCACGTTTGTAAGCAGCGTGGGACCTGAGAGCAGCTCAG GTCTGTCCAGCTATACTCCaaagcattccatggctttcAGCAAGTGGCAGGAACAGACACTGGTGCAGACTCCAACTGATGTGGAGCTCCCACCAAAGGAGGTCATG ctCACACCTGCCAGTCAGAACGACCTCTCGGACTTCCGCAGCGAGCCAGCCCTCTATTTCTGA
- the Ssna1 gene encoding Sjoegren syndrome nuclear autoantigen 1 isoform X2 produces the protein MAQQGAALQNYNNELVKCIEELCQKREELCRQIQQEEDEKQRLQNEVRQLTEKLARVNENLARKIASRNEFDRTIAETEAAYLKILESSQTLLSVLKREAGNLTKATASDQKSSGGKDS, from the exons ATGGCCCAACAGGGCGCGGCGCTGCAGAACTACAACAACGAGTTGGTCAAGT GCATCGAGGAGTTGTGTCAGAAGCGAGAGGAGCTGTGCCGGCAGATCCAGCAAGAGGAGGACGAAAAGCAGCGGCTACAGAATGAGGTGAGGCAGCTCACGGAAAAGTTGGCCCGCGTCAACGAGAACCTGGCGCGCAAGATCGCCTCTCGCAACGAGTTTGACCGGACCATCGCAGAGACGGAGGCCGCCTACCTCAAG ATCCTGGAGAGCTCTCAGACTCTGCTTAGTGTACTCAAAAGAGAAGCTGGGAACCTGACTAAAGCCACAGCTTCAGACCAGAAGAGTAGTGGAGGCAAGGACAGCTGA